A region of the Euwallacea similis isolate ESF13 chromosome 10, ESF131.1, whole genome shotgun sequence genome:
ATCCTGAGAATCTTCGATCTTCACCACTGTCGGATTTGGAAGTGGCACTTCAACATGACATAATAATATTGCAAGAAATTCCATCGTTTCATCGGACTCCGGAAAGAACCCCAGAAAGTTCTTCTCCTTCGGGAAGTTCGTCAACAAGACGCACGCCACCTGTCAACTCACCCCGCACTCCATCTACTAGCTCGTCCCGCAGCCGATCTACTAACTCGTCCCGCACTCCATCAACTAGCTCGTCTCGCACTCCATCTACCAGCTCGTCCCGCACTCCATCTACCAGCTCGTCCCGCACTCCATCTACCAGTTCACCCCGCACTCCATCTACCAGCTCGCCCCGTACTCCACGTCTGGGGTCACCTTGCAACTGTAGATGGCGATGTTTTAATCAGTTCTCGTACCTAGAAAGAGACCGCGTTCTGGAACTCGCCCAGGGTCAGCCGGATGCCGAGACCAAATTCGAATATTTATCCAGTTTGATGGAAGCCAAATCAGTGAAAAGGTTACGCCCGAAGACAGGGGGCGGAAGCCGCAGAACCGTTGCTTGTACCTATTCGGTAAGTCGGGTTTGATAGTGAATCCGGCCCCCTAATGAGCAAATCACGAAGCGAGTGACATTGACGTATTGAGGCTATAATTTGTTACTCAGATTGGAAAACTTTTTACTTCCAGGTCAAATTGGATGATAAGAAATACATGGTGTGCAAAAAGGCGTTTTGTTCCTTGAACGGCGTGTCGAAGCGTTATGTACACAACATCTCTGAGCGATGGAAATATACGCATCTAGTGCCCCGACCGGGACTCATTGAAAGCACCGCTGATGAGGACGGGGATTCACCATAGTTATGAGATTTTATAGTggaatttcttcaatttttaatgtacaATAAAGACTTCTCCAGTTTTATAACCGTGGCTTCCATGCGTGTCAAATCGGCGATGTGGCATtgttttccagaaattctGTCTTGCGAAAAAAAGCAGTGTTGCCACATTCAGTGCAATGTTATTGAAAGTAGGAAACTTTTAGTGTGTAAATCTAAACGTCCAAAACTCAGcgtgaaataattttttgtctcCAGAGGCGATTCTGAGcgatttgattaaaaaaaaccgttaaaaaattttaattaggacCCCACAGATGAGATTCATCTTATTTTTGGAGATTACTATGCAGAGAGGTTTAACGAGATGCTGCTTTAAGATCAAGACAATATCCCCTCTATTCTTCAGAAACATCCGGATAAAAAtcggaaatttcaaaa
Encoded here:
- the LOC136411285 gene encoding histone H3.v1-like, with protein sequence MESSSDSEEIQEKCMRDRPGTSETVRRKRRKQKAPPATLTYDEVVPRKKKKALQEPEADVHETSEIYQQLIMGHDVEMTLREITFPGAIEDTTSKKASEEIPENVLENTEPSPSQSPLRTHSEIYQQLFPEDDLKIEEHGIQSAWEKEERTSKEDSENSPKDYKSSPLQSPVDAPPKGFSSPEIYEEHNLPSSSFKEEEASGTISGIVPKSNPENLRSSPLSDLEVALQHDIIILQEIPSFHRTPERTPESSSPSGSSSTRRTPPVNSPRTPSTSSSRSRSTNSSRTPSTSSSRTPSTSSSRTPSTSSSRTPSTSSPRTPSTSSPRTPRLGSPCNCRWRCFNQFSYLERDRVLELAQGQPDAETKFEYLSSLMEAKSVKRLRPKTGGGSRRTVACTYSVKLDDKKYMVCKKAFCSLNGVSKRYVHNISERWKYTHLVPRPGLIESTADEDGDSP